From the genome of Ptychodera flava strain L36383 chromosome 20, AS_Pfla_20210202, whole genome shotgun sequence, one region includes:
- the LOC139120704 gene encoding calcium-activated chloride channel regulator family member 3-like: MWSKVDIVWFIPTLVSLSWINREVDCCMHSSGVISLDNNGYIGILIGIDEGVAENQELIEKIKEVFTAGSADLYTATRNRSYFKNITISVPKNWSDSPSYDPLTSERYDKSNIIIAEGREGLGNTPYVAGIPECGVSGRYMHLTPQYIMDPSVQRLYGTAGKLVVHEWGHLRYGVYDEYPRRSRDPIYYTSSSGTVEATRCSLAIQGEWSPECQVQNGEPTTGEEDGCRFFDSWQTGGYSASIMYKQFLPYMMHFCDSENNSDSSGMVHNYEAPTKQNVQCNYKSVWEAVVNYINNDVQDGEYLGMVVFSSTAAVKSPLVEMNDTQRASMLPLSQVLETLAV, from the exons ATGTGGTCCAAGGTCGACATAGTCTGGTTTATACCTACACTAGTTTCTCTGTCATGGATCAACCGTGAAGTTGACTGTTGTATGCATTCCAGTGGAGTAATATCTCTCGACAATAACGGGTATATAGGAATTCTCATCGGCATAGACGAAGGTGTGGCTGAAAATCAAGAACTGATTGAAAAAATCAAAGAGGTGTTCACCGCTGGGTCGGCCGATCTTTACACGGCAACGAG AAACCGTTCGTactttaaaaatatcacaatcTCAGTTCCGAAAAATTGGTCTGACTCACCAAGCTACGATCCATTGACCTCGGAAAGATACGACAAGAGTAACATCATCATTGCAGAAGGTCGCGAAGGACTTGGTAATACACCCTATGTAGCCGGTATACCGGAATGTGGGGTCAGTGGCAGATACATGCATCTCACGCCACAGTACATAATGGATCCATCTGTGCAACGTCTATACGGAACCGCGGGAAAG TTGGTCGTTCACGAGTGGGGTCACCTTCGTTACGGTGTTTACGACGAGTATCCAAGAAGATCAAGGGATCCAATATATTATACATCAAGTAGTGGAACCGTCGAGGCAACTCGTTGTTCACTGGCTATCCAAG GAGAATGGTCCCCAGAGTGTCAGGTGCAGAATGGTGAACCAACAACGGGAGAAGAGGATGGTTGTCGCTTTTTTGATTCTTGGCAAACTGGGGGATACAGCGCTTCCATCATGTACAAACAGTTTTTACCCTAC ATGATGCACTTTTGTGACAGCGAGAATAATAGTGACTCGTCCGGCATGGTTCACAACTATGAGGCACCTACCAAGCAAAACGTCCAGTGCAACTATAAGAGTGTTTGGGAG GCTGTTGTCAACTACATAAACAACGACGTTCAGGATGGTGAATACCTCGGTATGGTAGTTTTCAGCAGCACAGCCGCTGTGAAGTCCCCATTGGTGGAAATGAATGACACACAGAGGGCGTCCATGTTGCCACTGTCCCAGGTTCTGGAGACATTGGCGGTTTGA
- the LOC139119572 gene encoding uncharacterized protein KIAA1958-like: MQRKKNTIRSTNTAVKQFSLWLKAMKPNEHRPLLEIQPTDLDSYLAGYFLGTRQSDGPDTLTGYQRGIDRFLQEVNYGHSIIRDDEFKRSRKCLAAKRSQLKKLGMGNKPNAADALTSEEEAIFVEKGIVGRNNPESLFYAVWLNNTKILGFRGGQENRQLVWGDITLKATPNGSEYLEFNERETKTRHGKIGAIRQFSPKIVPSGSCRHGPHHTLAYGSCVMLPMTSLVVTHLYSQLILSDNL, encoded by the coding sequence atgcagagaaagaaaaataccATCAGAAGTACCAACACTGCCGTCAAACAGTTCTCACTGTGGCTGAAGGCAATGAAACCGAACGAGCATCGACCACTCCTTGAAATTCAACCAACCGATCTCGATTCGTATTTAGCAGGCTATTTCCTGGGTACGAGACAGAGTGATGGTCCGGACACACTGACTGGCTACCAACGTGGGATAGACCGGTTTCTCCAGGAGGTTAATTACGGACACTCTATAATCAGAGATGACGAGTTTAAAAGATCGCGCAAATGTCTGGCCGCAAAACGTTCTCAACTGAAGAAACTAGGCATGGGAAACAAACCTAATGCAGCAGATGCCCTGACCAGCGAGGAGGAAGCGATCTTTGTGGAGAAAGGCATCGTTGGACGAAACAATCCTGAGTCCCTGTTTTACGCGGTGTGGttaaacaacacaaaaatactTGGCTTTCGGGGTGGACAGGAAAATCGTCAACTAGTATGGGGTGACATCACGCTCAAAGCAACGCCGAATGGATCTGAATACCTCGAATTTAACGAACGCGAAACTAAAACACGGCACGGAAAGATTGGGGCGATCCGGCAATTCAGCCCCAAGATCGTGCCGTCAGGATCGTGCCGTCATGGGCCGCATCACACACTCGCCTACGGCTCGTGTGTGATGCTGCCCATGACGTCACTCGTAGTAACGCATCTCTACTCACAATTGATATTGAGCGATAACCTCTAA
- the LOC139120705 gene encoding calcium-activated chloride channel regulator 3A-1-like, producing MSFFYSERSNALKEAFSTSAQRDQEISSLPTTLHSSSQTIGRQSSHNVVFHIDSTIGGKTKIVVDYIDYNVNNTAIQLTLELPDGSFITDNSPAYTLDSMFRIVTIQIPGLAQVGEYKLVINNPSSNVRDVTVTVQSRSREAGEYPIMAVSEWGVQNVSPPKAAILNAAVTQGFTPVIGAVVVATIERPAGGPLTYTLRDNGAGADVTKEDGIYSMYFTGFNGTGRYSAKVEVKSNGESTVVSPSKVTGFGSPIDPTLTAVTKTIQYLKMSQQGLSKE from the exons ATGTCGTTTTTCTATTCCGAACGTTCAAACGCCCTTAAGGAAGCATTTTCAACAAGTGCCCAAAGAGACCAAG AAATCTCCTCGTTACCGACGACTCTGCACAGCAGCAGCCAGACAATAGGCCGACAATCCAGCCACAATGTGGTATTCCACATTGACTCCACTATTGGCGGGAAAACCAAGATAGTTGTGGATTACATTGATTACAACGTCAACAACACAGCCATACAACTGACGTTAGAATTGCCAGATGGGAGTTTTATAACGGATAATAGTCCAGCGTATACACTAGACAGTATGTTTAGAATAGTGACGATCCAAATACCTGGCCTGGCACAG GTTGGCGAATACAAATTGGTCATAAACAATCCTAGTTCGAACGTACGCGATGTAACGGTTACCGTCCAATCAAGAAGTAGAGAGGCGGGTGAATATCCTATCATGGCAGTGTCAGAATGGGGTGTGCAGAATGTCTCACCGCCAAAGGCCGCCATCCTCAACGCAGCTGTCACTCAAG GTTTTACTCCTGTTATCGGCGCCGTAGTTGTAGCGACCATAGAAAGACCAGCAGGTGGTCCTTTGACGTACACACTTCGTGATAACGGAGCAGGTGCAGATGTAACCAAGGAAGATGGGATTTATTCCATGTACTTCACAGGTTTCAACGGAACTGGCAGATACAGCGCCAAG GTGGAAGTGAAAAGCAACGGGGAATCAACCGTGGTGAGTCCAAGCAAGGTAACTGGATTCGGATCACCGATTGACCCAACGTTGACAGCGGTGACGAAGACGATACAGTACCTGAAGATGTCTCAACAGGGTCTTTCCAAAGAATAG